The Malus domestica chromosome 08, GDT2T_hap1 genomic interval GGGAGAAAATGCTCCGCCTCCTCCACCACAGGTGGTTGCTCGGCCGTCTCAGATGCCTCTTGGGGCGGCGAAGGGTCCCATTTGGACTCCGACTGAGCAGCTCCACAACCTTCAGTATTGCATCCACTCCAACCCCTCTTGGCGTTAGTCTCTCTCTGTTTCTGTTATTTCTTCGTTCTGGGTTTCTATATTTTTTGAGTAAAAAGCTGATTAAAGTTGTGCTATTTTAATGGATTGGTTtaaaagttgaagcttttggcaCTACTACTTATTTAGTTTACTAGTTTACTTTTTATTCCTAATTTTGCAAAttacttttacttttttttgtttcgGATTCTCTAATTTATTGTGTTCGAATCTTTTTAAGTACTGTAATTAGTTCTAATAAAGTAATAAGCATATGTTCCATAACCAGTTTCAACTTATCCTGCTTACAAGAAATCGATATCACTCGAAAATGTTTAGGAAGTTTAGGAAGTGTGAATGTAAATTTCCCATGTTTATCAAATGCAACAAACTGCTTCTAATGGATCGAATTTTACAGCGGAAACATTCGTACTCGCTTTTCAGCACTATATTGTGATGCTTGGAtccatagttataattgccacTAGTTTCGTGCCTCGGATGGGTGGGGATCATGTAAGTTATGTCCTCTATATCGTAAAGTTTATAATATGCCGGTTAAGATTAGCGATCACACACGTAGCTTTGAATCCGTGATGTTAATGTTTGGGTTTTGTTCTCCCTTTGTGATCAGGGTGACAAGGCACGCGTGATTCAGACGATGCTGTTTATGGCAGCAATAAACACTTTGATCCAAACATTCATCGGGACAAGGCTTCCAACAGTGATGACTTCGTCATTCGCTTTTACCCTTCCGGTGATGTCAATCATCAATGATTATTCTGATCGGACTTTTAGAAGTGAACATGAGGTATGTAAAGTTTGAAACATGTTATTTCATAGAGGATTTAACATCACATTAATTTACTTCTTAAATTGCTTTAAGAAATTTCAGTTATAGACTTTGAGATGAAAAATACGTGGTGCAAACTTTACCAGTTGATGCAGATCAAATCAAAACGTGTAAACCTTACATACCTGTAGAAGACGTCATGATGAATTTCTGGTTTTGAGGACGGAATAGATTGAAGCACGTCTATGCACTGTTGCGTCGTGTGCAACAAACTGATGGGGAGTTCTAGGGTTGTGGCATTAGCAATGTGACAGGGACCTCAAACTTACATAGGCTTCACGTCCCTAGAACCCTACCCACTAATGGAGACTAGAAACTCTTATGATCCTTTAACCAGAATAATAAAGCCAATGGAATTGTATTCCAGGCAGCAACCCCTTAAGCAATAGGAATTAATCCGGTTTCACTCTTCCTTGTGGCACAAAGAATAGCTAACTAATTAAATCACTAACCCTAGTTCATTCGGTTACAACTATGCAAACCAATTAGGGTTGGACTATATTACTTGACTCAAACACATTGATGATTTATGTGTATGATTGCAGAGGTTTGAGACTACAATGAGAACGATTCAAGGGTCACTTATTGTAGcttccttcttcaacatctTCATTGGGTTTAGTAGGGCATGGGGGAACCTCACAAGGTACGAAATCATTATCTCAAGAGTGATGCTTGAAGCCTCAACCTGACATTCTTCTTCGTTATCATTTTCTAAACTGTCAtcggttttctttttcttctctatcAGATTTTTTAGTCCAATCGTTATCGTGCCAGTGGTTTGTGTAGTCGGTCTTGGTCCTTTTGCAAGGGGCTTTCCACTTGTAATGTCTTCGACAAAACACTCCATTTCTCTCATCACATTCACAAGGATattatcaaaacattgatcTCTCTCTTATGTTCTGCACAGCTCGCTAACTGTGTGGAGATTGGTCTGCCTATGCTGATCCTGCTTGTCATTACTCAACAGGTAAATTTTATCCGATCTGCCACTTTTTGTTCTTAGAATAAATGTTCTAAGTTTAACATGATAATATTGTTTGGGCAGTATCTGAGGCATGCTCTTCCTAGAGGCCATAATATACTCGAGAGGTTTGCTTTGCTTCTCTGCATTGGGCTTGTATGGTCATTTGCTGCTATCCTCACCGAGGCTGGTGCTTATAACACTGCCAAACAGCAGACTAAACAAAATTGCCGTACAGATCGCTCTTACCTTATAGCATCTGCTCCTTGGTATGTACATGTATCGGGTCTCTCTTCTTGCGTAATAAAGTTGATAAATCCCCTTCAGAAGAATTATTCTTTTCATAACACTTGTTACTGCTGTTTGAAATGAAGGATTAGATTCCCGTACCCGTTTCAGTGGGGTAAACCCATATTCCGAGCGAGCCATGTCTTTGGAATGATGGGAGCAGCAATTGTTACGTCTGCAGAGGTCTCATACTGGTTCTATAAACTTTTTTATGTACTTTGAAAATTTCGTAACTGATATTGAATCTTGTATCTTAAATCTGATTCTATTCTTAATCCTTGATAAAGTAAATAATATGTTTTGTTACAGTCAACTGGAGCGTATTTTGCGGCAGCACGGCTTTCAGGTGCTACTCCCCCTCCAGCAACTGTGGTGAGCCAGAGTATAGGCTTGCAGGTGATTGCAAATTGTCCCGCCGCTCCTTTCTCCTTCTCTCCCTCGTCCCTTCCAAATCTCTGTGAATGCTTTAAAAGAGCTGGAAACAAACGTTGTATTTCAAAATAGTTAAAACAATTTAGTTGTATATGTTCAAATGTAGGGTGTTGGCATGCTGCTTGAAGGTATTTTTGGCGCTGCTGTCGGTACCACAGCATCCGTGTAAGAAAGCCTTTTTGCTTGACATATATGTGATATTCCCTTTAGATAGTAATGGCTTCCTAGCTATCGAAGAGTATTGGATATCAACGGAAGAAAATTTGCTTACAAAGATTATGAATTCACTCATTTTTTGTAATGTCTTGCAGCGAAAATGTTGGCCTGCTTGgattgacacacatagggagcAGGAGAGCGGTGCAGATTTCAACTGCTTTCATGTTCTTCTTCTCTATATTTGGTTCGTTCTCTCCTTCCGTTAGACATGTCATGACTCATGCCTGGGTTTACTACATTGTGTTTGATAGTGTTAAGTTGCGTCTTTCAGGAAAGTTTGGAGCTTTTTTTGCATCAATTCCTTTGCCGATATTTGCTGCCATGTACTGTGTTTTATTTGGAATCGTCGGTGAGTGATTCTATTACCATTTCTAATCTTGTTAGTACCATTCTATCACCGAAAAGtgtttcacctttgtttcctaTATCTGCAGCTGCTGTTGGTATCACTTTCATTCAGTTTGCAAATAATAATTCCTTGAGAAACATCTATGTTTTGGGTCTTTCCCTGTTTCTTGGGATCTCGATACCTCAATATTTTGTCTCGAACACCACCCCGAATGGTGTCGGGCCAGTCAAAACGGATGGCGTATGGGTAAGTTACACATACACACGTTACTCTAAACCCTTAGACCCTCTTGTCTTTCAACTATGACTTCGTTTATTTAAGATTCTAAATCAACATCATTTTGATGGCGGCAGTTTGATGACATAATGAACACGATCTTCTCATCGAGCCCAACAGTGGCGATGATCGTGGGCACGCTGCTGGATAACACGCTTGATGCCAGGCATGCGGCCAACGACAGAGGACTTGCATGGTGGAGACCCTTCCAGAGCAGGAAAGGAGATGCTAGAAATGAGGAGTTTTATAGTCTACCTGTTAGGATACGGGAGTACATACCTAGCAGATTTTTCTATTATTAGATAACAGAACATGTTTATAAATTGTGAGTATATGTAATTTGTTGTGTTTAACTGTTTATGTACATGGTACATGGGTTTGTTATTAATTTCGTAGAACTATATATctgttgaccttaaaaactatcaagcctaTGTGGCGTGCAGGTcgagtaactaataagctaactacgtcattcggttgtatgcggggcgtgccaactcgacgaTCGAGCTCGGTCggtgagtaaaatttgttgatgttctGTTGGGCGCGTTGCTAACATCTGAATCTTGCGActacggccgaggaaggaacacttcTCGACCTTCGGGTTCTATAGCCTGAAAACAAGACTGCTatttctgcgaagttcaatatcaaattctgCTCTCagggtgccgaatgtagtaacttggtaacacctcacttcgccgagaaggctgatgagatgacctttgccaataaggatttgaaaatccttcttgATCGAGACTTAGATAACCAGTCAGCGTCGtcaaaatgttgtttatccaaactgaaggtgcttcacgGTTGGTCGATTCTACAGCAACAGTGCTGTTTacccaaactaaagatgtttgCCGGTTACTTTCAcagtgatgtttatccaaattgaaaatgtgttggcggaaaagaaaacaaaaatctcaaggttgttgagaggtttcatgTAGAGCGAAAGTTTGCGCAGaacaatttgtgtgttgaattggagagagcTTTCTCGTCGTGATCCATCTTGTATTTATAAAGCTTGCATGTTTGACGATAATTGCATTCCGAGAAGTACGAAAGCTGCCAATAATATTCCTAAGAATATCCTTTAATAACCCCATGGTTTACCATTATGCTATTTGGGCTTATCTTGCATGTAATCCaatctttatttttaattcctTCATGTGATGCCATTTGACAAGATTCTTGGCAAGATGCCAAGGATATTCGGTCCCACCATCACTTCATAATCtttattcatgcatgcaagCTAAGCTTCTGCTTACATCACATCACCATTTCCTTATTCCATCCGTAGGCTAAAGCCTATCATGACCATCACATCCCAGCTATGCCATGTGATAAGAGTCCTAACTCAAACTATGTTGTTTACTTCCAGATCGCAGATATAGTTTGCATCCCATTTATCTTGGATAGGAAAACATTAAGATAATTccttattaaaagataattattatgataaaatcataataatatcCTTTACCAATAACAAAATTATTTTCACTTTCTCATTCAACGGTCTAAAGTTCTGCTCATTCAACGACCTTGATTACTCGGGCCGATAGTgtaaaattgggtccaaacattaCCCCTAGTTTCCTTGAACTCGGCTTGTAAGCCAAATGGTTATGGAAATTAATAGTTCGTAGCCAACAAAATCCCGTTGTATCACTGTGTTTGGACCCAAAGTTACACCATCACCTCGtgcaatcaaggccgttgagtgaGCATAACTCTCAATCGTCGGATGGAAAAGTGGagataattttgttattattaaaagataatattatggtttttgtcagagtaattattttttaatttggattATCTTAACATGATATCTTCGAACAAGTACAGTTCGAGTGAACTTGGGATTACTGCTATCAGATTGGAGAAACTTGGGAGATGAGGTTTGAAAAGTCATGGTGCATGCACGGATGGATTATGGAGAAGCCTAGATAGGCTTAGCTTTTAGTGGTGATGTGATAAGTCTAAGATTTAATAGTCTTGGATAATGATGACAAGCCTAGGTAGGCTAGGCTATGATGATAAGACTTTTATTTGGATAGGCTTTTATGAGGTTTGGAAAATCATGAACATCTATCTGAAGGATATGCCTTGGTCTCTGATGCGGATTAATTTCAGTTCCGCGGAAAAGAATTGTAGTTGGACTCTACAAGCACCATCAGGCTGTGCCAGGTAGATATCCAACGCTATAAATACATGAAGGCTACGCAGCATTCAAGTCCCTCCAATTCAatacacaaactgccctgcgcaaaccctcgtTCTacacgaaacctctcaacaaccttgagatttttattttcctttttcaccaacacatcttcagtttggataaacagcactgtgaaggcaaccggcgaacattTTCAgattggataaacaacattgttgccgTATAATCAGCCAACCGCGaagcatcttcagtttggataaacaacactgcgacggggccgactggttatctatccaagtctcgatcgagaaggatttttgaatccttattggcaggggtcatctcattagccttttcggcgaagtgaggtgttacaagttattacattcagcacattgaaagccgaatttgatactgaacttcgcagaactagcagccttgtcttcatgcTCTAGAACCGGAAGGCCGatagtgttccttcctcggccgcagttgcgagattcagaagtcagcagcgcacccaacgcaacatcaacaaattttactcctcggccgagctcgaccaACGAGTTGGCATGCTCgcatacaaccgaatgacgtagttagctcattagttactcggcctgcgcgctacgtaggcttggtagtttttaaggtcaacacactgaaaaaaaaaaccttgctCCTCGGCAATAACACCTATGTTCGACCATCCAACTCATACAGTCGAAAGACCAAAAACTTACAAAGGGGTCGAGAAAAATAAGGTCGGGCGAGGTCGAGAAACATTAGGCCGAGGTAACATCATCAAAACCACTACCGAATAACCATCATTCGGCTTGAATGAGCATCTCATTATTCTTGTCTTGGAATTGCGAATACAAAGCATTTGGCCAAAAGTTTACAAAGCATTCGGCCAAAAGTTTTCATGAATACCACCTAgggaaatgaagaagaattGGCATCATGTGGCCTGCGAACAATTACAATGGCGCAGAGTATAATCCATATTGGATTCGACTTGGTCCCACTAACTTTATTTGTTATTAGAGCTTCCTCGCCCGACCTCATTTTTCTCGACCCCTTTGCAAGTTTTGGATCTTTCGACCGTATGAGTTGGATGGTCGAACATGAGTGTTATTGCCGAGGAgtaaggtttttttttcaatgataCGACTGGATTTTGTTGGCTACGAACtattaatttccttaaccatttgGCTTACAAGCCGAAGTTCAAGGAATctgggggcaatgtttggacccgattttacactaTCAACCCGAGTAATCGAGGCCGTTGAATGAGCAGAATTTTAGACCATTGAATGAGAaagtgaagataattttgttattgttaaagggtattattatgattttattataataattatcttttaataaggAATTATCTTAATGTTTTCCTATCCAAGATAAATGGGATGCAAACTATATCTGCGATCTGGAAGTAAACAACACAGTTCGAGTTGAGACTCTTGTCACGTGGCATGGCTGGGAATAAAGAAAGAGGATAATTGTTCATATGgtcgaaaaaggaaaaaaagatggAGAGAAACTTGGGTAGGTCTTTTAATTAGGGCGCTCTTATACTGGGTGGGATCGGTGTGGCTTCAAGCATCTCCTTCAAAGTTTCTCTCCTCTTGAGAGTTGCTAGTGAAAGAACTCGAGGTATTAAGCACATTCGACCGAAGACGCTATTAAGTGCCTTTAGAAAGATTATCTTATGAAAGGGGAAAACAATTTCAATCGTCTATGATGAATATAATGTTGTGATGAAAGAAATGAGCTAACGTGGATTAGATTAGTTGGCTAGAGAAAGGCATGTGTCATTTGGCATCCGAGTTTAGTGCCATTTTTTGTACATAAGAAGGGTTAAGAATACTTAAGTtgaaacaaagagaagaatgctagcaaccttctcatttgaaaatttttgttCCATTTTTTCAGCTCTCTTTCTCATGCTACAACGTTGAACGATCAACAGAACCATACAAAGAACCGGCCTCAGTATAAATTAACTAAGTCCTAGCGAAAAACGGTTAAATAATTTTTGATTCATTGAATGTTTGAAAAATTGATCGTTCAAGGCCGTTAAAGAATTGAAACGGTTCCTATCATCAAACAATATTGCATGACGAGAATGAAAGCTAGAATGTTGAAGTGAGAATATTAATGTATCTCCTCAAATGAGATATTTAAGTAGAATAGGGACAAAGTGAAAAATGTACATGAAGAGATAATGATATTATAATTATGATAATGAAATCCATCATCCCCAATCGTAATGACATATCGTGCCGTATATATATTGTTCTGGACGACAATCACtataaaaaacaacaaaattatcAAGAAAATATTGTAACCTAAATCTGCCCAGAAATATGTATACATCATGATCCATTTAGTCTAAAGACCAACAGTGTGAACGCCCCCCAAAGATGGAGTATGACTGAAAACTACGTCTGTAAATTGACTAAAAGAAGCCGGCAACCTCACTTGGTTTGGTGGAGGTCTCCATCTCTCGTGGACCCACACGTTTTCTCTCCATTTCCTCAATGCGCGTTTGCCTAATTTTGGAGATAATAGACCCTAATCATATAAATTAACACATAATCATCCCTTGGCTATtagatttattcaatttttatatgggatttggatcctctccgaggtAACTAGTCGGGATTCTCCTGACCAGTGTttgtagaccgttggatttttatccaacgggtACAAACGGggtcctctaaaagttataataattgtaatcgtTAGATAAAAATCTAACGGTCCACGAAtactggtcaggaggatccgaccagttgcctcggagaggatccaaatccttttatatgtatatgttaaTACGGTTTTAACGACCATTTTGGACTCGTTGTACAAATTCACTCAAACCGAGGAGTTTACTTGTTTAATAGCGATTGGACCAGTCAAAGGACATCAGCGTTTTGTTGCCCagtacaataataataaaatagttaaataatttttatattatgtAAATTTTAACAACaatgattttaaaaaatgaaCGGCTGTGATTAAGTTAATCCACAAACTCAAATTAAtctattatttttcattttgcaGCTTCTTAGCCGCGCCTATCATCAGCTGATTGTCCCTAAAAGAAAGCACCTGCGACGACTTCTGAAGTCTTCAAAGAAAACAGAACCAGACACCACAGTTACAATAATCCTCTAATATTTTTTGCCTATTATTTGAATCGACATCCTCTTTGGATCTTTGTGTCCGAAGTTCAAGGGTTAAGAGATCCAAGCCGTTGAAGAGAGAGATTCAGACTCTTAGTTTAGTTAGGTGGACCAATAGGATAAACTAATAAAAACCGCATGGTTTAAAATGTGTGATTCGAACTCCAGAGCTCCAAACACAAAGATCCAGAGAGAATCTCAATTCCTATTATTTAACTTCATATGAACAAATTATTTACAATTTCCATCAAAGTTTATACAAATTTACATTGACCAATGGTACAACAATTTGCTCATTCATCGAGCCAGTCCAGATCGAAATGTTTCTCCACCACCTGAACATGAAGCTCCGGCAATGCCTTCTCTGCATCTCTCCACATCCAAGAAATATCCTCGTCGCACACTACACGGCGCAGGGACTGTAACGCTGCAGCGGATTTCGGCAGATTGCTAATTTGTGAACATTCCCTCATGTCAATCTTTACCAAACTTGCTAGCTTACCAATGTCCATGGGTAGGCATCTCAAATTTACACATTGGGAAATGTCAATGTACTCCAAGCGAAGTAGCTCGCAAATGCTAGCTGGAAGCGTCTGCAGTGCCGGACACGCGTATAACCTTAGGATCTGTAGAGATTGCAGCCTTCCCAAATCAGCTGGGAGCTGGTATAGGCTGTGGCAGTTGGTTACGCTCAAGTTCTTGAGCGAAGGCATTGTGCAAATGCACGAAGGCAGCTGGAATAAGTCATCGCAATGATCGATTGTGAGCTCTGTGAGCCGAGGAAAGGTGGATTGATCAAGGCTATTACTGATCTTGCATAGGATTATATAGATTTTCCTCAGATTTTTCAGGGGGATGGTGGATAACCGAGGGACAAATACTTTTTCGAGCCAGAGGCTTCTCAAGTTGGTTAAGTTTGAGAAGACTGAAAAGCCATTTAGGATGCAATTTGACGTACTGTAATTCATGATTATCAATGCCCTCAACTTTGGCATGTTTTCAatgaaaggaggaagaaggtaATCGTTGTCcgatgaaaaattcaaaatcagCACTTCACATTTGGGAAACTCCATCTGGAACCAGTCCATCTCTTTCATTTCACCTGCATTATCGAGGGATGAATCGGTTTAAATCAGCACGAAAGAGTAAACATAACAAATAACCTCATAATCAATAATGCAATTACTGAGGCACGTTAATACCGGTATGAACTGATACAATCTTCGCGTGAAATGGCTGATCTGAATCCCTCTCCCATTCTCTTGGAAGTTCAGTCTCTCTTCTTGGCATAAGCAATCGACTGCGTTCGTTCACGCTGCCATCATTGCTCAAATGAAGAGCAAGGTCCCTCAGCACATCATGTTGTGTAACAGATATGTCATAGCAACTGCTATATATGTCTCCAACTCTGCaacattaatataaacaaaggGTTCAAAACAGAAACTAATCACACTCAAGTAAAAGAAATCAAGTACCGAACTTTATGCATCGTACCTTGCATCTTTCACCAGGGTGAGGAGATTTTTGTTTGAAAGCTCAACAAGAATAGCAAACGCTTCTTCTTCGTCGATGCCATGTATTTCAACCCACATATTGGTAAGGACATCAAGAGGGATCTTCTTGTCTTCTGGAAACGCACCCAAATCCAAGAAACATGATTTAACATTTTTGGATAAGCAGTCGAGACTCGTTGCCATACGTTTAAGTAGATTGTTCTCATGGGACTCACAAAAAGCTTCCCCTTTCGACAACTTGCTCCTTGCATTTGCCCAACACAATTCAGGCTGGTCCTTCAGTGAAGCT includes:
- the LOC103440477 gene encoding nucleobase-ascorbate transporter 3-like (The RefSeq protein has 2 substitutions compared to this genomic sequence), which codes for MGENAPPPPPQVVARPSQMPLGAAKGPIWTPTEQLHNLQYCIHSNPSWPETFVLAFQHYIVMLGSIVIIATSFVPRMGGDHGDKARVIQTMLFMAAINTLIQTFIGTRLPTVMTSSFAFTLPVMSIINDYSDRTFRSEHERFETTMRTIQGSLIVASFFNIFIGFSRAWGNLTRFFSPIVIVPVVCVVGLGPFARGFPLLANCVEIGLPMLILLVITQQYLRHALPRGHNILERFALLLCIGLVWSFAAILTEAGACNTAKQQTKQNCRTDRSYLIASAPWIRFPYPFQWGKPIFRASHVFGMMGAAIVTSAESTGAYFAAARLSGATPPPATVVSQSIGLQGVGMLLEGIFGAAVGTTASVENVGLLGLTHIGSRRAVQISTAFMFFFSIFGKFGAFFASIPLPIFAAMYCVLFGIVAAVGITFIQFANNNSLRNIYVLGLSLFPGISIPQYFVSNTTPNGVGPVKTDGVWFDDIMNTIFSSSPTVAMIVGTLLDNTLDARHAANDRGLAWWRPFQSRKGDARNEEFYSLPVRIREYIPSRFFYY
- the LOC114826460 gene encoding probable disease resistance protein At4g33300, which gives rise to MAVTDFFVGEITTELLKNLIALSRKSCNSRGIAEELKTSVEQLLPIIQEIKYSGVELPAERQFQLDRMSEVLQNGLELVQKILATPRWNFYRHVRLAKKMEALEKTVSRFLQGPLQVHILADVHHIRAGMDQRFDRLDWSNRTLEQRLGTLKIGTCGGGGVGGGWMEEAVRRVEEEGQMKWEVSSSVVLGLGVGMKTVKGMIFGREDLRVVGICGIGGSGKTTLARELCKDDQVRSYFSDRILFLTVSQSPDVNQLKAKIVQFIMGNQILSPNSVLPQWNLQYEWITATKTLVVLDDVWSLAVLEPLLFKIPGCKFLVVSRFKFPTVLNATYDVELLREEEALSLFCHSAFGQKSIPPAADKNLVKQIVNECKRLPLALKVIGASLKDQPELCWANARSKLSKGEAFCESHENNLLKRMATSLDCLSKNVKSCFLDLGAFPEDKKIPLDVLTNMWVEIHGIDEEEAFAILVELSNKNLLTLVKDARVGDIYSSCYDISVTQHDVLRDLALHLSNDGSVNERSRLLMPRRETELPREWERDSDQPFHAKIVSVHTGEMKEMDWFQMEFPKCEVLILNFSSDNDYLLPPFIENMPKLRALIIMNYSTSNCILNGFSVFSNLTNLRSLWLEKVFVPRLSTIPLKNLRKIYIILCKISNSLDQSTFPRLTELTIDHCDDLFQLPSCICTMPSLKNLSVTNCHSLYQLPADLGRLQSLQILRLYACPALQTLPASICELLRLEYIDISQCVNLRCLPMDIGKLASLVKIDMRECSQISNLPKSAAALQSLRRVVCDEDISWMWRDAEKALPELHVQVVEKHFDLDWLDE
- the LOC103440477 gene encoding nucleobase-ascorbate transporter 3-like isoform X1: MGENAPPPPPQVVARPSQMPLGAAKGPIWTPTEQLHNLQYCIHSNPSWPETFVLAFQHYIVMLGSIVIIATSFVPRMGGDHGDKARVIQTMLFMAAINTLIQTFIGTRLPTVMTSSFAFTLPVMSIINDYSDRTFRSEHERFETTMRTIQGSLIVASFFNIFIGFSRAWGNLTRFFSPIVIVPVVCVVGLGPFARGFPLLANCVEIGLPMLILLVITQQYLRHALPRGHNILERFALLLCIGLVWSFAAILTEAGAYNTAKQQTKQNCRTDRSYLIASAPWIRFPYPFQWGKPIFRASHVFGMMGAAIVTSAESTGAYFAAARLSGATPPPATVVSQSIGLQGVGMLLEGIFGAAVGTTASVENVGLLGLTHIGSRRAVQISTAFMFFFSIFGKFGAFFASIPLPIFAAMYCVLFGIVAAVGITFIQFANNNSLRNIYVLGLSLFLGISIPQYFVSNTTPNGVGPVKTDGVWFDDIMNTIFSSSPTVAMIVGTLLDNTLDARHAANDRGLAWWRPFQSRKGDARNEEFYSLPVRIREYIPSRFFYY